In Candidatus Syntrophoarchaeum caldarius, one DNA window encodes the following:
- a CDS encoding protoporphyrinogen oxidase, whose product MRVGIIGGGVTGIVAGYYLSKKGHDVVIFESEEDVGGLLGSYHISKGGVSYNIECFYHHIFRSDRELIGLIEELGLSERLLWLKGSTGYYVGGKLYPLTTPKEILKFPHLTLSDKVRLAALVLRTKFGSFDKLDQVRARDVIERIGGRRVYKNFFEPLLRSKFEDERKNISAAWLFGRIRIRSDRSAGGEHLGYMEGGFQYLIDRLKEEILKQGGKIQTDEPVTKILTEKGRISGLKSRKKSYQFDKVISTVSPRVLDAISDLDVGDLPYQGACCALFGLKRPLLDGIYWLNIAGDLPFGALIEHTNFAPRSWYGGESLLYVASYFQREDDPRWKLSEEAVTAQFIDGIKKLFPDFTADDINWWRITRTPDAGPIYRVGFKRLIKPYRTAIDDLYIAGMFSGANYPERSIEGSVRAAKACVELFEEDREK is encoded by the coding sequence ATGAGGGTAGGCATCATCGGTGGCGGAGTGACAGGAATTGTTGCAGGTTACTATCTCTCGAAGAAAGGCCATGATGTCGTAATATTTGAATCTGAAGAGGATGTGGGAGGCCTGCTTGGAAGTTACCATATTAGCAAAGGGGGTGTGAGCTACAATATTGAGTGTTTCTACCATCACATCTTCAGGAGTGATCGTGAATTGATCGGTTTGATCGAGGAACTTGGACTCTCAGAGCGGCTCCTGTGGCTGAAGGGGAGTACCGGATATTATGTGGGTGGCAAACTGTATCCGCTCACAACACCGAAGGAGATTTTGAAGTTCCCACACCTGACACTCTCTGATAAGGTGAGGCTTGCTGCACTTGTTCTTCGAACAAAGTTCGGATCGTTTGATAAGCTCGATCAGGTGAGAGCACGGGACGTGATTGAGCGAATCGGGGGTAGACGAGTCTATAAAAATTTTTTTGAACCACTCCTGCGGAGTAAATTTGAAGATGAGCGAAAAAACATCTCTGCTGCATGGCTCTTTGGCAGAATCAGGATCAGATCAGATAGATCTGCAGGTGGTGAACATCTTGGGTACATGGAAGGTGGTTTTCAGTACCTCATAGATCGGCTCAAAGAAGAGATCCTGAAGCAGGGTGGGAAAATACAGACAGATGAACCTGTTACAAAAATTCTGACAGAAAAAGGGAGAATTTCAGGGCTTAAATCCAGAAAAAAAAGTTATCAGTTTGATAAGGTAATCTCAACAGTCTCTCCCCGCGTGCTTGATGCGATAAGCGATCTCGATGTGGGGGATCTGCCATATCAGGGTGCATGCTGTGCGCTCTTTGGACTGAAGCGACCACTTCTTGATGGAATATACTGGCTCAACATCGCCGGCGACCTTCCCTTTGGGGCGTTGATTGAGCACACAAACTTTGCACCCCGTTCATGGTATGGTGGTGAGAGTCTGCTCTATGTTGCATCCTACTTTCAACGTGAGGACGACCCGCGCTGGAAGCTGAGCGAGGAGGCGGTTACGGCTCAGTTCATCGATGGTATCAAGAAGCTCTTTCCAGATTTTACAGCAGATGATATCAACTGGTGGCGCATCACAAGAACGCCTGATGCAGGACCAATATACCGTGTTGGATTTAAGAGACTGATCAAACCATACAGAACAGCAATAGACGACCTCTATATCGCAGGTATGTTCTCAGGTGCGAACTATCCAGAACGAAGCATTGAAGGTTCTGTTAGAGCGGCAAAAGCCTGTGTGGAGCTTTTTGAGGAAGACCGTGAAAAGTGA
- a CDS encoding Aspartate dehydrogenase, NAD biosynthesis codes for MLNIGIIGCGAITEAIVRGLAEADRLKIRALYDRHPQKTAYISGLLKDPPEIFDFEGMIKACDLIIEAASQGAVREFILPALKAGKNAMIMSVGALADDELLDEIKRISEEKHCKVYIPSGAIAGIDGLRAAAESKIEKVRITTRKPPQTLGVEGDEALKERVLFEGSAREAVKRFPANINVSLTLSLAGIGPDLTEVVVIQDPMIDRNIHEVEIEGAFGRMKMRFENLPSPSNPKTSFLAALSAISAIKRITEPIEIGT; via the coding sequence ATGTTAAATATTGGCATCATCGGCTGCGGTGCAATCACAGAAGCAATCGTGAGAGGTCTTGCTGAGGCTGACCGTCTGAAGATCAGAGCTCTGTACGATCGGCACCCTCAAAAAACAGCATACATATCAGGTCTCCTCAAAGATCCACCTGAGATATTTGATTTTGAAGGCATGATCAAGGCCTGTGATCTGATCATCGAGGCTGCATCTCAGGGGGCGGTCCGCGAATTTATTCTGCCTGCACTTAAAGCTGGAAAGAATGCCATGATCATGAGTGTCGGTGCACTTGCCGATGATGAACTTCTTGATGAGATAAAAAGAATCTCGGAAGAGAAGCACTGTAAGGTTTACATCCCGTCTGGTGCAATTGCAGGAATTGATGGTCTCAGGGCAGCCGCAGAATCAAAAATTGAAAAGGTCAGGATCACAACAAGGAAACCGCCACAGACGCTTGGGGTTGAGGGAGACGAGGCGCTAAAGGAGCGGGTTTTGTTTGAAGGCTCTGCACGCGAGGCTGTCAAACGCTTTCCTGCAAATATAAACGTCTCACTCACACTGAGTCTCGCTGGTATTGGTCCAGATCTGACCGAGGTCGTGGTGATACAGGATCCCATGATAGATCGTAATATCCACGAAGTTGAGATTGAAGGAGCGTTTGGAAGGATGAAGATGCGTTTTGAGAATCTGCCATCTCCTTCGAACCCAAAAACCAGTTTTTTAGCGGCTCTTTCGGCAATTTCAGCGATAAAACGAATCACTGAACCCATTGAGATCGGTACGTGA
- a CDS encoding methyl coenzyme M reductase subunit beta, with product MKERNDVIDLYDEKGDMLAEAIPLQAISPLRNQAIREMIKTIKRSAIINLKKAEQALKTGALGSEMGVGEECQIPGCEMDLDIVANAGAIAEMIKKWIQVDEDDDTVVEIVDGGEMLFILAPTKRVDVGSDLANPRVNVGIAAAHAIIEYFNLSPFSGSEVIKAAIFGRYPQSITTKGALSGLIPAWPPTVDGVGLNFRTNMVNDIVAMTNKNTMNGVALSSILEHVAMFDSGDAIHPAYERYHLLGLAYQGLNANNVVYDIVKANGADGTIGSVIMDTIKRAEDDGVISVKETLPSGFKIYKTDDASLWNSYVAAGQLAAVIVNCGAMRAAQGVPATINEFNDILKLATGLPDVDYGRGLGTTIGTAFYSHNIYGGAGPGAFSPANPLLRHCRGFISPCFVAAMCLDAGTQMFNPELTSGAFLKIRTVLPEVMRNPIKSVAESALELKGAL from the coding sequence ATGAAAGAGAGAAATGACGTCATAGATCTCTACGATGAGAAGGGAGATATGCTTGCAGAAGCCATCCCTCTGCAGGCAATAAGTCCACTTCGTAATCAGGCCATCAGAGAGATGATCAAGACTATCAAAAGGTCTGCGATTATTAATCTCAAGAAGGCAGAGCAAGCATTGAAGACCGGTGCACTCGGTAGTGAGATGGGTGTAGGCGAGGAGTGTCAGATACCAGGATGTGAGATGGATCTTGATATCGTGGCGAACGCCGGCGCGATTGCAGAGATGATCAAAAAGTGGATACAGGTCGACGAAGATGATGATACTGTTGTCGAGATTGTTGATGGTGGCGAGATGCTATTCATCCTTGCCCCAACAAAAAGAGTTGATGTTGGGAGTGACCTCGCAAACCCGCGTGTGAACGTTGGGATTGCGGCTGCACATGCAATAATCGAGTATTTCAACCTCTCACCGTTCAGTGGTAGTGAGGTTATCAAAGCTGCCATATTCGGCAGGTATCCGCAGTCAATAACCACAAAGGGTGCCTTATCAGGATTAATTCCTGCCTGGCCTCCAACCGTTGATGGTGTTGGTTTGAACTTCAGGACAAATATGGTGAATGATATCGTGGCAATGACAAACAAGAATACGATGAACGGCGTTGCACTCTCATCGATCCTTGAGCACGTAGCCATGTTTGATTCAGGGGATGCAATCCACCCTGCCTATGAGCGATACCACCTGCTCGGTCTTGCCTACCAGGGCCTGAATGCAAACAACGTGGTTTATGATATCGTGAAGGCAAATGGCGCTGATGGAACGATTGGATCTGTAATAATGGATACAATCAAACGTGCAGAGGATGATGGAGTTATATCAGTAAAAGAAACGCTCCCCTCAGGATTCAAGATCTACAAAACAGATGATGCGTCTCTCTGGAACTCTTACGTTGCAGCAGGACAGCTTGCAGCAGTTATTGTTAACTGTGGAGCGATGAGGGCGGCACAGGGTGTCCCTGCCACGATAAATGAGTTCAATGATATATTGAAGCTCGCAACAGGGCTTCCCGATGTTGACTATGGGCGTGGACTTGGAACAACGATCGGTACTGCATTCTATTCACACAATATATATGGTGGAGCGGGCCCTGGAGCATTCTCACCTGCAAACCCGCTACTTCGACATTGCAGAGGCTTTATCAGTCCGTGCTTCGTGGCTGCGATGTGTCTTGATGCAGGCACCCAGATGTTCAATCCAGAGCTGACATCAGGCGCTTTCCTGAAAATCAGAACCGTTCTGCCTGAAGTGATGAGAAATCCAATCAAATCGGTTGCAGAGTCGGCACTTGAACTTAAAGGAGCTTTGTGA
- a CDS encoding methyl coenzyme M reductase subunit gamma, which translates to MNLKELCEEVITMREFQIPYPGDDPVANNRKKWMNSEFTPRKLREISDDDIVSLLGHRKPGTAYSSVHPPLDEMKEAADPIKELVVPTDGAKAGDRIRYIQFADSMHFAPLPPWMRFRMYGARLRGFDSLAYSGRTLLEMRERDLDETAKFLVETEIFDASRVAMRSVTVHGFSLRLDEDGLMFDARRRYVFNKETGEVEYVKTQRATPLDRRISVGKPLPEDELKTLTTRYHTALTSPRDADELIKVVKRVGELRVLGGLRPDLVDGR; encoded by the coding sequence TTGAACTTAAAGGAGCTTTGTGAGGAGGTTATAACGATGAGAGAATTTCAGATTCCGTATCCGGGTGATGACCCGGTTGCAAACAACCGAAAAAAGTGGATGAACTCTGAATTCACCCCAAGAAAGCTTAGAGAGATCAGTGATGATGATATTGTAAGTCTTTTGGGGCACAGAAAACCAGGGACAGCATACTCATCTGTACATCCACCGCTTGATGAGATGAAAGAGGCGGCAGATCCAATAAAAGAGCTTGTTGTGCCGACGGATGGGGCAAAGGCAGGAGATCGAATCAGATACATCCAGTTTGCAGATTCAATGCACTTCGCACCTCTCCCCCCATGGATGCGGTTCAGGATGTATGGTGCGCGCCTGCGAGGGTTTGACTCGCTTGCATATTCAGGAAGGACACTCCTTGAGATGCGAGAGCGAGATCTTGATGAAACGGCCAAGTTTCTTGTTGAGACCGAAATCTTCGATGCTTCAAGGGTTGCAATGCGTTCTGTGACTGTGCATGGCTTCTCACTGAGACTGGATGAGGATGGGTTGATGTTTGATGCCCGAAGGCGATACGTCTTCAACAAAGAGACAGGGGAAGTTGAGTATGTGAAGACACAGCGAGCAACGCCGCTCGACCGGCGAATTTCGGTTGGTAAACCGCTACCTGAAGATGAGCTTAAAACCCTCACGACGCGATACCATACCGCCCTGACATCCCCACGTGATGCGGATGAGCTGATAAAAGTTGTGAAGCGAGTGGGAGAACTGAGAGTTCTTGGGGGCTTAAGGCCAGATCTTGTAGATGGGAGGTGA
- a CDS encoding methyl coenzyme M reductase subunit alpha, whose translation MAVDKKTHIKLLEETFKVSPTDIVDKKLYQHGGTRQSKRKTEYIEYANRIAKERGIPAYDPDHIALELEVGVPLGQRYLEPVKISGTDVMCEYEDLHIMNNVAIEQMVDDIFRTAIVCIDLPHKVLVDRYGFEVTPESINTYLETINHTMVGGAVTQEHMCEMHPGPCADGYVKIFTGNDEVASSLDSRFVIDINKEFTPEKAAKLKEGVGDSLWQVSRVPTHALRTMDGAIIHRWNAMGQTMAFIASYHLCAGEAAISDFAYAAKHAQYIWMGTPPFVSKARGHNSVVGLPVGYIFDIIQHESAMPDDPIPVSAEGLAMESILYFALYYGQMMIGTVGVTVAPATFYVNELYESRGAHLVDWIKDKYGGIAQAPMNWDTIHDCTDEATMAAIEEYDTYPLLPEHHWGLIQAVQISLISSACAAWATGKPMAGALAAHYCMSFVQKEALMRTGWGGQESTHHPAMPAMTSVLLDEGLPVELTGINVPFRSPFADSQHYTSHSVVAAHEARMDAWALSPIVKVAFADPHLPFNFRNVRESVAKGALREFEPAGERDVLRPTK comes from the coding sequence ATGGCAGTAGATAAAAAAACACACATAAAATTACTTGAAGAGACGTTTAAAGTTTCACCGACTGATATCGTTGATAAAAAACTCTATCAACATGGTGGAACACGCCAGTCCAAGCGGAAGACTGAATATATTGAGTATGCAAACAGAATTGCAAAAGAGCGTGGAATTCCCGCATACGACCCTGATCACATCGCACTTGAACTTGAGGTTGGTGTACCACTGGGTCAGCGATACCTCGAGCCTGTAAAGATCAGTGGTACGGATGTCATGTGTGAGTATGAGGATCTTCACATCATGAACAATGTGGCGATCGAACAGATGGTCGATGATATCTTCAGAACGGCAATAGTGTGCATCGATCTTCCACACAAGGTTCTTGTGGACAGGTATGGATTTGAGGTGACTCCTGAGTCAATAAATACATACCTTGAGACGATCAATCACACGATGGTTGGTGGTGCGGTCACACAGGAGCATATGTGCGAGATGCATCCTGGACCCTGTGCCGATGGTTATGTCAAGATATTTACAGGAAACGATGAGGTGGCCAGTTCACTTGACTCGCGATTTGTGATCGATATAAACAAGGAGTTTACACCAGAGAAGGCAGCAAAACTGAAAGAGGGGGTTGGAGATAGTCTCTGGCAGGTTTCAAGAGTTCCAACACATGCACTGAGGACGATGGATGGTGCCATCATCCACAGATGGAACGCGATGGGGCAGACGATGGCGTTCATCGCATCATACCACCTCTGTGCAGGTGAGGCTGCAATCTCAGACTTCGCCTATGCTGCAAAACATGCACAGTACATCTGGATGGGAACACCACCATTTGTCTCAAAAGCGAGAGGGCATAACTCTGTGGTTGGACTTCCTGTAGGTTATATATTTGATATCATACAGCATGAGTCGGCGATGCCAGATGATCCAATCCCGGTCAGTGCTGAAGGACTTGCGATGGAGTCGATCCTCTACTTCGCGCTCTACTACGGACAGATGATGATCGGTACTGTAGGTGTTACCGTTGCTCCGGCCACGTTCTATGTGAATGAACTCTACGAGAGCAGGGGTGCTCATCTTGTGGACTGGATCAAAGACAAATATGGAGGAATAGCCCAGGCACCGATGAACTGGGACACAATCCATGATTGTACAGATGAGGCAACGATGGCAGCGATCGAAGAATATGATACCTACCCGCTGCTTCCAGAGCATCACTGGGGACTGATCCAGGCTGTACAGATCTCGTTGATCAGCAGTGCATGCGCTGCCTGGGCAACAGGGAAACCGATGGCTGGAGCGCTTGCAGCCCACTACTGCATGTCTTTCGTGCAGAAGGAAGCGCTGATGCGTACTGGCTGGGGTGGACAGGAATCCACGCACCATCCGGCGATGCCTGCGATGACATCTGTGCTTCTGGATGAGGGTCTGCCAGTAGAACTTACCGGTATCAATGTTCCGTTCAGATCTCCGTTTGCCGACTCACAACACTATACATCACATAGTGTTGTTGCAGCACATGAGGCAAGAATGGATGCATGGGCGTTGTCGCCGATTGTGAAGGTTGCGTTTGCAGACCCCCACCTCCCATTCAACTTCCGCAATGTACGGGAGTCCGTAGCGAAGGGTGCACTCAGGGAGTTTGAGCCTGCGGGTGAGAGGGACGTACTAAGACCTACTAAATGA
- a CDS encoding ribose-phosphate pyrophosphokinase: MKVVAGRASAVLGSRVADVIEADLALTEFALFPDAELYTRVVDDLVGDEVVIVQSTPTDTDFICLLQLIDACEGASRISVVIPYFGYARQDKRFKMGEAVTARALAGTVEADRIFTINIHDQNVINYFKSKACDLDAAPVIGSYISSLNLKNPVVIAPDDGAKELAKAVASEEGLSWNWLKKKRIDADTVVIDDKDLDVEGRDVVIVDDIISSGGTIMEAARILKQNGAGAIYAGCVHGVFVKNAILRLKKAGIIPFSTDTIESITSSMSVAECIGASII; the protein is encoded by the coding sequence ATGAAGGTTGTAGCAGGAAGAGCATCAGCAGTACTCGGTTCAAGGGTTGCGGATGTGATTGAGGCAGATCTTGCCTTGACCGAGTTTGCACTCTTCCCCGATGCTGAACTCTACACTCGTGTTGTAGATGATCTGGTGGGCGATGAGGTTGTAATTGTCCAGAGCACGCCCACCGACACTGATTTTATCTGCCTCCTCCAGCTGATCGATGCGTGCGAGGGGGCATCCCGTATTTCAGTTGTAATTCCATACTTTGGATATGCAAGACAGGACAAACGGTTCAAGATGGGTGAAGCAGTGACGGCTCGCGCGCTTGCAGGAACTGTCGAAGCAGACCGTATATTCACGATAAATATTCACGACCAGAACGTGATCAATTACTTTAAATCTAAAGCATGTGATCTTGATGCTGCACCCGTGATTGGATCGTACATCAGTTCGCTGAACCTCAAAAACCCGGTTGTTATTGCACCTGATGATGGGGCGAAGGAGCTTGCGAAAGCCGTAGCATCAGAAGAAGGACTGAGCTGGAACTGGCTCAAAAAGAAGCGAATCGATGCTGATACAGTGGTAATTGATGATAAAGATCTCGACGTCGAAGGAAGAGATGTTGTGATCGTTGATGATATCATCTCAAGTGGTGGGACGATCATGGAGGCAGCACGTATTCTGAAACAGAACGGTGCAGGTGCAATCTATGCCGGATGCGTACACGGCGTATTCGTGAAAAATGCAATTTTAAGACTTAAAAAAGCTGGAATCATACCTTTTTCAACCGACACAATCGAGTCGATCACAAGTTCAATGAGTGTCGCAGAGTGTATCGGTGCATCGATAATATGA
- a CDS encoding shikimate 5-dehydrogenase: MIQIFGVIGDPIGHSLSPEMHNAAYHALGLDCIYLPFHVRAERLRDAIEGAGALGIRGLNVTVPHKVAVMELVEPDLLARKIGAVNTIDFATLKGYNTDVAGITGSLESAGVDLRGKRVLLLGAGGAARAAAFASIEAGCKLVIANRTRSKGEKLADELGRGVNAIGLEDDEIGPAIAESDVLINATSVGMYPEIDKIPIRPELLHPDLVVFDLIYNPLETMLLSEAKKKGCKTISGVKMLVYQGAASFRIWLGIDPPVDVMETVVRERLIL, translated from the coding sequence ATGATACAGATATTTGGTGTGATTGGCGACCCCATCGGGCATTCGCTCTCGCCGGAGATGCATAACGCAGCATATCATGCACTGGGACTTGATTGTATATATCTGCCATTCCACGTCAGAGCCGAAAGGCTGAGAGATGCGATCGAAGGGGCGGGGGCACTTGGAATAAGAGGGCTCAATGTGACGGTCCCACACAAAGTGGCTGTGATGGAACTTGTAGAGCCAGATCTGCTTGCAAGAAAAATTGGCGCGGTAAATACGATCGATTTTGCCACATTAAAAGGATATAACACCGATGTAGCAGGAATCACAGGCTCACTCGAATCTGCTGGAGTTGATCTCAGAGGCAAGCGTGTTCTTTTGCTTGGTGCAGGAGGGGCAGCGCGTGCAGCAGCATTTGCATCTATTGAAGCAGGTTGTAAACTTGTAATTGCAAACAGAACAAGATCAAAAGGTGAAAAGTTAGCAGATGAACTTGGAAGAGGGGTTAATGCAATTGGTCTCGAAGATGATGAGATTGGGCCGGCTATAGCCGAATCCGATGTATTGATAAATGCAACGTCGGTGGGGATGTACCCTGAGATCGATAAAATTCCGATAAGGCCCGAACTTCTGCACCCCGATCTTGTTGTTTTTGATCTGATATATAACCCATTAGAAACCATGCTCCTCAGTGAAGCAAAAAAGAAAGGATGTAAAACAATCAGTGGTGTGAAGATGCTTGTTTACCAGGGAGCCGCATCCTTCAGGATATGGCTGGGGATTGATCCACCTGTTGATGTGATGGAGACCGTTGTGAGGGAGAGATTGATTCTATGA
- a CDS encoding potassium transporter TrkA, with amino-acid sequence MKVIIIGGGEAGFHVAASLSRKNDVIVIEKDPEACERVGELDVQVIQGNGADVKLMQQVGVKKADLVVALTGVDEVNIVACMGAKLLSRRVKTIARVSNPDYINEPVDHRKELGMDVMVCPELSLAREIAQVVSIPAALDVENFVDGKVKMVEFEVKEGHDIAGKKLKDAGLPAYCIVAGIFRGDRLLISYGDDVIQPGDRVVLVGELDALDLIQARFGELAGRKRKILIVGGGQVGLYLLEELTKADHEITLIEIDQERCMELAERYPDVLVINGDGANLKLLKEENLSEKDVVVAVTDRDEKNLLCALLAKQLGTRKAISRTDHADYTTLFEMVGVDVAINPILATVNEVMKFTMSIGVESLVNIEGTRASAIELIAKEGSEIVGKQLKDARFPRGALVSVIVRGEKVIVPSGMDVIEAGDRVVIFSYPDTVEKVEKLFE; translated from the coding sequence ATGAAAGTTATTATCATTGGCGGAGGGGAGGCGGGGTTTCATGTGGCAGCGAGTTTATCCAGAAAGAATGATGTCATCGTGATCGAGAAAGATCCTGAGGCATGCGAGCGGGTGGGAGAACTTGATGTGCAGGTGATACAGGGTAATGGCGCTGATGTCAAACTGATGCAACAGGTTGGGGTTAAAAAAGCCGATCTTGTGGTCGCACTGACAGGTGTTGATGAGGTCAATATTGTTGCCTGCATGGGTGCAAAATTACTCTCCAGACGTGTGAAGACGATCGCGCGGGTGAGCAATCCAGATTATATCAATGAGCCGGTTGATCATCGTAAGGAACTCGGGATGGATGTAATGGTCTGCCCAGAGCTTTCGCTTGCTCGTGAGATTGCTCAGGTGGTTTCAATTCCAGCTGCGCTGGATGTTGAGAACTTTGTCGATGGTAAAGTGAAGATGGTAGAGTTTGAGGTGAAAGAGGGGCATGATATAGCAGGCAAGAAACTCAAGGATGCGGGTCTTCCTGCATACTGCATCGTGGCAGGTATATTCAGGGGAGATAGGCTTCTGATATCCTATGGCGACGATGTAATACAGCCAGGTGATAGGGTAGTTCTTGTTGGTGAGCTGGATGCACTTGATCTGATACAGGCGCGGTTTGGTGAGCTTGCAGGCAGAAAAAGGAAGATATTGATCGTTGGCGGTGGACAGGTTGGACTATATCTACTCGAAGAACTGACAAAAGCCGATCATGAAATTACGCTCATTGAGATAGATCAAGAACGGTGTATGGAGCTTGCAGAACGCTATCCAGATGTGCTTGTAATAAATGGGGATGGCGCAAATCTGAAACTTTTGAAGGAAGAAAACCTTTCAGAAAAGGATGTGGTGGTTGCTGTGACTGACAGGGATGAGAAAAATCTACTCTGTGCCCTGCTTGCAAAACAGCTTGGTACAAGAAAAGCGATATCCAGAACAGACCATGCCGATTACACCACACTCTTTGAGATGGTTGGTGTCGATGTAGCAATCAATCCGATACTTGCTACCGTGAATGAGGTTATGAAGTTCACCATGAGTATTGGTGTTGAGTCACTGGTAAATATCGAGGGTACACGAGCAAGTGCAATTGAGCTTATCGCAAAAGAGGGGAGTGAAATAGTAGGTAAACAATTGAAAGATGCACGATTCCCGAGAGGTGCCCTTGTCTCTGTTATTGTCAGGGGTGAAAAGGTGATCGTACCATCTGGAATGGATGTTATAGAAGCTGGTGACCGGGTTGTGATATTTAGCTACCCTGACACGGTCGAAAAGGTGGAGAAGCTCTTTGAGTAG
- a CDS encoding Trk system potassium transporter TrkH: protein MNYGTVFNVIGKLLMTLGVMMLLPLAVAIYYGERASIVIFAVSAISTTLAGVALSIALKYEDEFGRREGFAIVALGWLVVTIFGAIPYLLFGLSSIDALFESMAGFTTTGSTILIDIESYTQSFLFWRSLTQWMGGMGIIVLVLAIAPGLAIGGRQLFQAETPGPSSDKLTPRLKATAEILWIAYVLISVVEMVLLYLAGLPLYDAVTTTFSTMATGGFSPRGESIMAYHNPVVEMIVMIFMFIAGANFALHYRALLIRKDSLIRDREFQIYAGILIMASLLIAADLTRGGLNFFESLRLSTFQAVSIMTTTGFATTDFNQWGDFSRTVLFLLMFIGGCAGSTGGAIKVMRVSVIVKHGYMELFRMIHPRVVKPLRFGRRIISADVLRSIFAFIALYILAFVISTLILAGLGIDLVSSLSASATTLGNVGPGFNLVGPMENFAGLPAIGKLVLLTNMWIGRLEVITVLVLFTPEFWKK, encoded by the coding sequence ATGAATTACGGAACCGTCTTCAATGTAATAGGCAAGCTGCTTATGACCCTTGGGGTGATGATGCTCTTGCCACTTGCAGTAGCAATCTACTACGGCGAGCGCGCATCGATCGTGATCTTTGCGGTATCAGCCATCAGCACAACCTTAGCCGGTGTAGCCCTCTCGATCGCGTTAAAGTATGAGGATGAGTTTGGACGGCGGGAGGGTTTTGCTATTGTGGCGCTTGGATGGCTTGTCGTAACCATATTTGGTGCGATTCCTTATCTTCTTTTTGGGCTTTCTTCGATTGATGCACTCTTTGAATCGATGGCGGGCTTTACTACCACGGGCTCAACGATACTTATAGATATCGAGAGCTACACACAGAGCTTTCTTTTCTGGCGAAGTCTCACGCAGTGGATGGGGGGCATGGGTATAATCGTGCTTGTACTTGCTATCGCGCCAGGGCTTGCAATTGGTGGACGGCAATTATTCCAGGCAGAGACGCCAGGGCCCTCATCTGACAAGCTGACACCTCGCCTGAAAGCTACCGCTGAGATACTCTGGATAGCTTATGTGTTGATATCGGTCGTAGAGATGGTGCTACTTTACCTCGCAGGACTACCACTCTATGATGCTGTAACAACGACATTCTCAACCATGGCAACAGGAGGATTCTCGCCCCGTGGTGAAAGTATAATGGCGTACCATAATCCGGTTGTAGAAATGATTGTAATGATATTCATGTTCATAGCAGGAGCAAACTTTGCACTCCACTACAGGGCACTTCTGATCAGGAAGGATAGCCTCATCAGAGATCGTGAGTTTCAGATCTACGCCGGCATTTTGATCATGGCGTCACTCTTAATCGCGGCAGACCTTACACGTGGTGGACTGAATTTCTTTGAATCATTGCGCCTGAGTACGTTTCAGGCGGTATCGATCATGACAACGACCGGATTTGCAACCACTGACTTCAATCAGTGGGGAGATTTTTCAAGAACAGTTCTCTTTCTGCTGATGTTTATTGGTGGTTGTGCGGGATCGACTGGTGGCGCGATTAAGGTGATGCGTGTATCGGTGATCGTAAAACACGGCTATATGGAACTCTTCAGAATGATTCATCCACGTGTCGTGAAGCCTCTCAGATTTGGGCGAAGAATAATATCTGCTGATGTTCTCAGATCGATATTTGCTTTCATTGCACTCTACATACTTGCTTTTGTGATAAGTACACTGATTCTTGCAGGTCTTGGCATTGATCTTGTAAGCAGCCTCAGCGCTTCTGCCACAACGCTCGGAAATGTTGGACCAGGATTTAATCTTGTGGGACCGATGGAAAACTTTGCGGGTTTGCCTGCAATTGGTAAGCTCGTCCTGCTCACGAACATGTGGATTGGTCGGCTTGAGGTGATCACAGTGCTCGTATTATTCACACCGGAATTCTGGAAGAAATGA